A single window of Zea mays cultivar B73 chromosome 10, Zm-B73-REFERENCE-NAM-5.0, whole genome shotgun sequence DNA harbors:
- the LOC103642077 gene encoding 60S ribosomal protein L27-3 — translation MVKFLKPGKAVILLQGRFAGRKAVIVRVFEEGTRDRPYGHCLVAGLAKYPKKVIRKDSAKKTAKKSRVKCFIKLVNFTHLMPTRYTLDVDFKDVASGGPDALSTRDKKVEACKAAKARLEERFKTGKNRWFFTKLRF, via the coding sequence ATGGTGAAGTTCCTCAAGCCCGGCAAGGCCGTTATCCTCCTCCAGGGCCGGTTCGCCGGCCGGAAGGCCGTGATCGTGCGCGTTTTCGAGGAGGGCACCCGTGATCGTCCCTACGGGCACTGCCTCGTCGCGGGCCTCGCCAAGTACCCCAAGAAGGTGATCCGCAAGGACTCCGCCAAGAAGACGGCCAAGAAGTCCCGCGTCAAGTGCTTCATCAAGCTCGTCAACTTCACGCACCTCATGCCCACCCGCTACACCCTCGACGTCGACTTCAAGGACGTCGCATCGGGCGGGCCCGACGCGCTCTCCACCCGGGACAAGAAGGTCGAAGCCTGCAAGGCCGCCAAGGCGCGCCTCGAGGAGAGGTTCAAGACCGGCAAGAACAGGTGGTTCTTTACCAAACTCCGCTTCTAG
- the LOC101027241 gene encoding myosin heavy chain, striated muscle, translated as MSSRNRSAASCAAPAAAPSLRTPRRLRRRPVKAAAPGPGGGGRRSGPATPLLKWDVGGRRGEGTKAADEAGDAARARETKAREVSVRRLAAGVWRLRPPEAVAGAGAGGENRVRVGVEHIPRHLQVQLLKQNTSGHHQSLKNEVSSPISVLERKSGELHKVQLHATSAMLPVATMEKATKWEPGDIKGMESHDAYLIASQLNLLDEQQDTVYVAGLQMELQQARDRISELETERRSARKKLDHLFKKLAEEKAAWRNREHEKVRAILEDMKADLDHEKKNRRRLEMINLKLVNELKEAKMSAKQLLQDYETERKARELTEEVCNELAREVGEDKAEIEALKRDSLRLREELDEERKMLQMAEVWREERVQMKLVDAKLTLDAKYTQLSRLQHVVEAFIAARSTANGDITVVEEAENIIQAIKSVRAQGAEFRYEPPAASEDIFSIFEELRPSEEPVIKEIEPCYTNSSAKCESEIQQVSPMTDIFLETKAKVYSNKSPKDESDAEDGSSWETISHEDMRGSSGSPDGSEPSVSNKISISWNSRNGFEYRENEKLEDDLADAYLASMNQPKKKESAISKLWKSSRPKNSEVCKKDAVVETVNARPSNARHSVGTYSTVESGIQETGLSPPSVEQWSSPDSMNIQFNRGFKGCIEYPRTSQKHSLKAKLMEARMESQKIQLRQVLKQKI; from the exons ATGAGCTCCAGGAACCGCTCCGCCGCCTCGTGCGCTGCCCCGGCTGCAGCACCATCTCTCCGGACGCCGCGCCGCCTCAGGCGGCGACCGGTTAAGGCGGCAGCACCGGGgccgggcggcggcgggcggcggaGCGGGCCCGCGACGCCGCTGCTGAAATGGGACGTGGGCGGCCGGCGTGGTGAGGGCACGAAGGCTGCCGACGAAGCGGGGGACGCCGCGCGGGCGCGGGAGACCAAGGCGAGGGAGGTGTCAGTGCGGAGGCTCGCGGCCGGAGTCTGGCGGCTGCGCCCGCCGGAGGCCgtggccggcgccggcgccggcggcgaGAACAGGGTCCGTGTGGGTGTCGAG CATATCCCAAGGCATCTACAAGTCCAGCTTCTGAAGCAGAACACTTCAGGTCATCACCAGAGTTTGAAGAATGAGGTTTCAAGCCCCATATCTGTTCTGGAGCGGAAGAGTGGAGAGCTCCACAAG GTACAACTTCACGCTACCTCTGCCATGCTTCCTGTCGCTACCATGGAGAAGGCAACGAAATGGGAGCCTGGGGACATAAAGGGAATGGAGTCACATGATGCGTATCTGATAGCCAGCCAGCTAAATCTTCTTGATGAACAGCAAGACACAGTGTATGTTGCTGGCCTCCAGATGGAGCTCCAGCAAGCACGTGATAGGATAAGTGAGCTGGAAACCGAGCGGCGGTCGGCTAGGAAGAAGCTTGATCACTTGTTCAAGAAACTTGCAGAGGAGAAAGCAGCTTGGAGAAACAGAGAGCATGAAAAGGTGCGTGCTATCCTCGAAGATATGAAGGCAGACCTTGACCATGAGAAGAAAAACAGGAGGCGGCTGGAGATGATCAACTTGAAACTCGTCAATGAGCTGAAGGAGGCCAAGATGTCAGCAAAACAGCTGTTACAAGATTATGAGACAGAGAGGAAGGCGCGTGAGCTCACCGAGGAGGTATGCAACGAGCTAGCAAGAGAGGTGGGGGAAGACAAAGCTGAGATTGAGGCCTTGAAACGGGACTCCCTGAGGTTGCGAGAGGAGCTAGACGAGGAACGGAAGATGCTCCAGATGGCTGAGGTGTGGCGTGAAGAACGGGTGCAGATGAAGCTCGTCGATGCAAAACTTACTCTTGACGCCAAATACACACAGCTGAGCAGACTGCAACATGTTGTTGAGGCGTTTATTGCCGCACGCAGTACTGCAAATGGAGACATAACAGTAGTAGAGGAAGCAGAGAACATAATTCAGGCAATCAAGTCAGTCAGAGCCCAAGGCGCTGAATTCAGATATGAGCCACCGGCGGCATCGGAAGACATATTTTCCATCTTTGAAGAGCTGCGTCCAAGTGAGGAGCCTGTCATTAAGGAGATTGAGCCATGCTACACGAATAGCTCTGCCAAATGTGAATCGGAAATTCAACAGGTTAGCCCAATGACCGATATATTCCTCGAAACGAAAGCCAAAGTTTACTCAAACAAAAGCCCTAAAGATGAAAGCGACGCCGAAGATGGCAGCAGCTGGGAGACAATAAGCCATGAAGACATGCGGGGTTCGAGCGGTTCGCCTGATGGAAGCGAACCTTCAGTCAGCAATAAGATAAGCATTTCTTGGAACAGCAGAAATGGTTTCGAGTACAGGGAGAACGAGAAGCTGGAAGATGACTTAGCTGATGCCTACCTGGCAAGCATGAACCAACCCAAGAAGAAAGAATCGGCCATTTCAAAGCTCTGGAAGTCGTCCCGCCCAAAGAACAGTGAGGTATGCAAGAAAGATGCAGTCGTTGAAACGGTGAATGCAAGACCGTCTAATGCACGGCACTCAGTGGGGACTTATTCCACTGTTGAAAGTGGCATCCAAGAAACTGGACTCAGTCCACCGAGCGTCGAGCAGTGGAGCTCGCCGGACTCGATGAATATCCAATTCAACCGGGGCTTCAAGGGCTGTATAGAGTACCCACGGACGTCCCAGAAGCACAGTTTGAAGGCAAAGCTCATGGAGGCACGGATGGAGAGCCAGAAGATCCAGCTCCGCCAGGTCCTCAAGCAGAAGATCTAG
- the LOC100383191 gene encoding uncharacterized protein isoform X1 → MDFSAPSFSLGFDWDDDDPPASSDRREQPRGYGAPDAPSFSLGIDDDDDVEEPRIPARGRQNEQAREFTAPDPPSFSLGFDDEHGDGDILSADRCREQSQPQVAPGSPSNGTADDDDDKEDGFVVAGGKRPVRVERDTLYPDPLPTPAETNRFKRLRKGSATAHPAQTPQVPHREAPDAPSSSLSISDDDFLTGGQHHERLKPQASPRIPSSLSIEDEDDDFFLAGDRQPEPTLPQVTQLKRLRKGPVPPHLAPSPPPPKVPGQPTTEASPVMTEDAARGAVGSWEDEIEDWTTDEDRPVRDVPPSVGSCSTSSNSKFSLLNRGVLMTQSGTKASTSKFTQTPNTSASISLEESCTKKLLPKITVSPMRKIYLLDSDTDADDDYSQNKAKSMQQNRKPQMNSTVQKSGAMMSDNWATPALDEFCKEYFESPKDAGFSQPKEGNTHYKASQPKNSGHFQQQASSSGGEVDDGPPAMQYLYHPDPRVGDLFRNRLQHFVPIGAGSTIANEQNRAKSLRSCRRQSSSSAAATDDWVTPGRVSVPTDASKRRVHASGTHSGSGHWFTNDSGRKVYVSKNGQELTGRDAYRQYQKESGRGFNRYKKKGSSGTKRGAAQVKTETAAKRGTAQVKTETAAKRGTSRAKRKR, encoded by the exons aTGGACTTCTCGGCGCCCTCATTCTCGCTGGGTTTTGACTGGGACGACGATGACCCCCCGGCCAGCAGCGACCGGCGCGAGCAGCCGCGCGGGTACGGGGCCCCCGACGCGCCGTCGTTCTCGTTAGGgatcgacgacgacgacgacgtggaGGAGCCCCGCATCCCGGCGAGAGGCCGCCAGAATGAGCAGGCGCGTGAGTTCACGGCGCCCGATCCGCCGTCGTTCTCCCTGGGCTTCGACGACGAACACGGCGATGGTGACATACTCTCTGCCGACCGTTGCCGCGAGCAGTCGCAGCCCCAGGTAGCGCCCGGATCTCCTTCAAATGGCActgcagatgatgatgatgataaggAGGATGGCTTCGTCGTCGCTGGTGGCAAGCGGCCGGTTCGAGTGGAGCGTGACACGCTATACCCAGATCCCCTGCCGACGCCAGCGGAGACCAATCGGTTCAAGCGGCTGCGGAAGGGCTCTGCGACAGCCCATCCGGCGCAAACTCCCCAGGTGCCGCACCGTGAGGCGCCTGACGCTCCGTCTTCCTCCCTTAGCATCAGCGACGACGACTTCCTAACTGGCGGCCAGCATCACGAGCGACTGAAGCCACAAGCCTCTCCTCGGATCCCCTCATCGCTCAGTATCGAAGACGAGGACGACGACTTCTTCCTCGCTGGTGACCGACAGCCAGAGCCAACACTGCCTCAAGTGACTCAACTCAAGCGGCTGCGGAAGGGCCCTGTCCCGCCACATCTGGCGCCATCACcgcctcctcccaaggtgccaggACAGCCCACGACGGAAGCCTCTCCAGTAATGACTGAAGATGCAGCACGAGGGGCGGTTGGGAGTTGGGAAGACGAGATCGAGGATTGGACAACAGACGAGGACCGACCAGTTCGAG ATGTGCCACCATCTGTTGGTAGCTGCAGCACTTCAAGCAACTCAAAGTTCTCTCTGCTTAACCGTGGTGTCCTTATGACCCAGTCAGGAACTAAAGCGAGTACATCAAAATTTACACAAACACCAAATACATCTGCTTCAATATCTTTGGAAGAAAGCTGCACAAAGAAATTACTTCCTAAGATAACAGTAAGCCCGATGAGGAAAATTTATTTGCTTGATTCTGACACTGATGCTGACGATGACTACAGTCAAAATAAAGCAAAGAGCATGCAGCAAAACAGGAAGCCCCAAATGAACAGTACTGTACAGAAGAGCGGGGCTATGATGAGTGACAATTGGGCAACACCTGCCTTGGATGAGTTCTGCAAGGAATACTTCGAATCTCCAAAAGATGCAGGATTTTCTCAGCCGAAAGAAGGAAACACTCATTACAAGGCTTCACAACCTAAGAACTCTGGGCACTTCCAGCAACAAGCGTCTTCAAGTGGAGGTGAAGTGGATGATGGTCCTCCTGCTATGCAATATCTGTACCACCCTGACCCAAGGGTGGGTGATTTGTTCCGGAACAGGCTGCAACATTTCGTTCCTATTGGGGCAGGAAGTACCATAGCAAATGAGCAAAACAGAGCAAAAAGTCTAAGAAGTTGCAG GAGGCAATCCAGCTCGAGTGCAGCTGCTACCGATGACTGGGTAACTCCTGGGAGGGTCTCAGTTCCAACTGATGCTAGCAAAAGAAGGGTGCATGCCAGTGGAACTCATTCTGGCTCTGGCCATTGGTTTACTAATGACAGTGGGAGGAAG GTTTACGTCTCAAAAAATGGACAAGAGTTGACTGGGCGTGATGCCTATCGACAATATCAAAAG GAAAGTGGCAGGGGATTCAACAGGTACAAGAAGAAAGGTTCATCAGGAACCAAACGAGGTGCTGCTCAAGTGAAAACTGAGACTGCAGCCAAACGAGGTACTGCTCAAGTGAAAACTGAGACTGCAGCCAAACGAGGTACGAGTAGAGCAAAAAGGAAGCGGTGA
- the LOC100383191 gene encoding uncharacterized protein LOC100383191 (The RefSeq protein has 1 substitution compared to this genomic sequence) — protein sequence MDFSAPSFSLGFDWDDDDPPASSDRREQPRGYGAPDAPSFSLGIDDDDDVEEPRIPARGRQNEQAREFTAPDPPSFSLGFDDEHGDGDILSADRCREQSQPQVAPGSPSNGTADDDDDKEDGFVVAGGKRPVRVERDTLYPDPLPTPAETNRFKRLRKGSATAHPAQTPQVPHREAPDAPSSSLSISDDDFLTGGQHHERLKPQASPRIPSSLSIEDEDDDFFLAGDRQPEPTLPQVTQLKRLRKGPVPPHLAPSPPPPKVPGQPTTEASPVMTEDAARGAVGSWEDEIEDWTTDEDRPVRDVPPSVGSCSTSSNSKFSLLNRGVLMTQSGTKASTSKFTQTPNTSASISLEESCTKKLLPKITVSPMRKIYLLDSDTDADDDYSQNKAKSMQQNRKPQMNSTVQKSGAMMSDNWATPALDEFCKEYFESPKDAGFSQPKEGNTHYKASQPKNSGHFQQQASSSGGEVDDGPPAMQYLYHPDPRVGDLFRNRLQHFVPIGAGSAIANEQNRAKSLRSCRRQSSSSAAATDDWVTPGRVSVPTDASKRRVHASGTHSGSGHWFTNDSGRKVRLYFQNFSSHVFKLLDRSDRSCLVFCAS from the exons aTGGACTTCTCGGCGCCCTCATTCTCGCTGGGTTTTGACTGGGACGACGATGACCCCCCGGCCAGCAGCGACCGGCGCGAGCAGCCGCGCGGGTACGGGGCCCCCGACGCGCCGTCGTTCTCGTTAGGgatcgacgacgacgacgacgtggaGGAGCCCCGCATCCCGGCGAGAGGCCGCCAGAATGAGCAGGCGCGTGAGTTCACGGCGCCCGATCCGCCGTCGTTCTCCCTGGGCTTCGACGACGAACACGGCGATGGTGACATACTCTCTGCCGACCGTTGCCGCGAGCAGTCGCAGCCCCAGGTAGCGCCCGGATCTCCTTCAAATGGCActgcagatgatgatgatgataaggAGGATGGCTTCGTCGTCGCTGGTGGCAAGCGGCCGGTTCGAGTGGAGCGTGACACGCTATACCCAGATCCCCTGCCGACGCCAGCGGAGACCAATCGGTTCAAGCGGCTGCGGAAGGGCTCTGCGACAGCCCATCCGGCGCAAACTCCCCAGGTGCCGCACCGTGAGGCGCCTGACGCTCCGTCTTCCTCCCTTAGCATCAGCGACGACGACTTCCTAACTGGCGGCCAGCATCACGAGCGACTGAAGCCACAAGCCTCTCCTCGGATCCCCTCATCGCTCAGTATCGAAGACGAGGACGACGACTTCTTCCTCGCTGGTGACCGACAGCCAGAGCCAACACTGCCTCAAGTGACTCAACTCAAGCGGCTGCGGAAGGGCCCTGTCCCGCCACATCTGGCGCCATCACcgcctcctcccaaggtgccaggACAGCCCACGACGGAAGCCTCTCCAGTAATGACTGAAGATGCAGCACGAGGGGCGGTTGGGAGTTGGGAAGACGAGATCGAGGATTGGACAACAGACGAGGACCGACCAGTTCGAG ATGTGCCACCATCTGTTGGTAGCTGCAGCACTTCAAGCAACTCAAAGTTCTCTCTGCTTAACCGTGGTGTCCTTATGACCCAGTCAGGAACTAAAGCGAGTACATCAAAATTTACACAAACACCAAATACATCTGCTTCAATATCTTTGGAAGAAAGCTGCACAAAGAAATTACTTCCTAAGATAACAGTAAGCCCGATGAGGAAAATTTATTTGCTTGATTCTGACACTGATGCTGACGATGACTACAGTCAAAATAAAGCAAAGAGCATGCAGCAAAACAGGAAGCCCCAAATGAACAGTACTGTACAGAAGAGCGGGGCTATGATGAGTGACAATTGGGCAACACCTGCCTTGGATGAGTTCTGCAAGGAATACTTCGAATCTCCAAAAGATGCAGGATTTTCTCAGCCGAAAGAAGGAAACACTCATTACAAGGCTTCACAACCTAAGAACTCTGGGCACTTCCAGCAACAAGCGTCTTCAAGTGGAGGTGAAGTGGATGATGGTCCTCCTGCTATGCAATATCTGTACCACCCTGACCCAAGGGTGGGTGATTTGTTCCGGAACAGGCTGCAACATTTCGTTCCTATTGGGGCAGGAAGTACCATAGCAAATGAGCAAAACAGAGCAAAAAGTCTAAGAAGTTGCAG GAGGCAATCCAGCTCGAGTGCAGCTGCTACCGATGACTGGGTAACTCCTGGGAGGGTCTCAGTTCCAACTGATGCTAGCAAAAGAAGGGTGCATGCCAGTGGAACTCATTCTGGCTCTGGCCATTGGTTTACTAATGACAGTGGGAGGAAGGTTAGGCTATACTTCCAGAATTTCAGTTCACATGTTTTTAAACTTTTAGATAGAAGTGATAGAAGTTGTTTGGTCTTTTGTGCTTCTTGA